In Paenibacillus sonchi, a single genomic region encodes these proteins:
- a CDS encoding ABC transporter permease produces the protein MFLALREMRHSKARYSLIIVIMLLVSFLVLFVTGLARGLAYANISAVENMPANYYAVQKDADHAFRRSQLNETELSAARSIAGEQSAAPLAVQMSTITADKVDVKADVTFFAVDMNGMLAPKVTQGTEITNETQGSVVADSKLKESGVTIGSTIKDQASGLTFKVAGFVDDNSYSHTPVVYINTLDWKAMRQGFGQSGKDAETVPYNVIALKIDSAQASDITEKLGNVEVITQKQAIASIPGYSAEQNSLLMMIVFLFVIAAFVLAVFFYVITIQKTSQFGILKAMGTKMSYLAWSVVGQVLILSVASLAVSLLLTFGMNMGLPDSMPFQLEGQTILLTCVLFVGMSLLGSLISVARVARVDALEAIGRAGA, from the coding sequence ATGTTTTTGGCATTAAGGGAGATGAGGCACTCCAAAGCACGGTACAGCCTCATTATAGTCATAATGCTCCTGGTTTCGTTCCTGGTCCTGTTCGTGACCGGATTGGCCAGAGGCCTGGCGTATGCCAATATCTCTGCAGTGGAAAATATGCCCGCAAATTATTACGCTGTACAAAAAGATGCAGATCATGCATTCAGACGTTCCCAGTTGAATGAAACCGAGCTTTCTGCCGCCCGTTCGATTGCAGGGGAGCAGAGTGCCGCCCCCTTGGCGGTGCAGATGAGTACGATAACGGCAGATAAGGTGGATGTAAAGGCGGATGTCACCTTTTTTGCTGTAGATATGAACGGAATGCTGGCACCCAAAGTGACTCAAGGAACGGAAATCACTAACGAGACTCAGGGCAGTGTTGTGGCAGATTCAAAGCTCAAAGAGTCAGGGGTGACCATCGGCAGTACGATCAAGGATCAGGCTTCCGGGTTGACCTTCAAGGTTGCGGGCTTTGTGGACGACAATTCTTACAGCCATACTCCTGTTGTCTATATCAACACACTGGATTGGAAAGCTATGAGACAAGGCTTCGGACAGAGCGGCAAGGATGCAGAGACTGTTCCTTATAATGTGATTGCGCTGAAGATTGACTCAGCCCAAGCCTCCGATATCACGGAAAAGCTGGGGAATGTGGAGGTCATTACGCAAAAGCAGGCGATTGCCAGCATCCCCGGCTACTCCGCCGAGCAGAATTCTCTGCTGATGATGATTGTGTTCCTGTTCGTTATTGCTGCATTTGTGCTTGCCGTATTCTTCTATGTCATCACGATCCAGAAGACCAGCCAGTTCGGCATCCTGAAGGCGATGGGCACCAAGATGTCGTACCTGGCCTGGAGCGTAGTCGGTCAGGTGTTGATCCTCTCGGTAGCCAGTCTTGCGGTCAGTCTGCTGCTGACCTTTGGGATGAATATGGGCCTGCCGGATTCGATGCCCTTCCAGCTGGAAGGCCAAACCATCCTGCTGACTTGTGTGCTGTTCGTCGGAATGTCACTGCTGGGCTCGCTGATTTCTGTAGCCAGAGTGGCGAGAGTTGACGCTTTGGAAGCAATAGGGAGGGCTGGAGCATGA
- a CDS encoding ABC transporter ATP-binding protein: MSTAKLMMKQVTQTYGDGDGAMTVLNQLDFTVNEGEFVAVLGPSGSGKSTFLSAAGALLTPTSGEIFIDGEPLSHKDKSALTELRLRKIGFMFQSAQLLPYLKVEEQLLYVAKLAKLSTKEAKERSSYLLKRLEIWERRNHYPEKLSGGQKQRVAIARAWMNKPAILFADEPTASLDFNRGREVVRMIADEVTSEGKAAVMVTHDERMLDWCDRVYHLQEGVLVKQ; the protein is encoded by the coding sequence ATGAGTACTGCAAAGTTAATGATGAAGCAAGTGACACAAACCTACGGCGACGGCGACGGAGCCATGACCGTACTGAATCAGCTAGACTTTACGGTGAATGAAGGGGAGTTTGTTGCTGTACTGGGACCATCGGGCTCCGGCAAAAGCACCTTCCTCTCCGCAGCCGGTGCGCTGCTGACTCCGACCAGCGGGGAAATCTTCATCGATGGAGAGCCGCTGAGCCATAAGGACAAGAGCGCACTGACCGAGCTGCGGCTGCGCAAGATCGGCTTTATGTTCCAGAGTGCACAGCTGCTGCCTTACCTGAAAGTGGAGGAACAGCTGTTGTACGTGGCTAAGCTGGCGAAGCTAAGTACCAAGGAAGCGAAGGAGCGGTCCTCCTATCTGTTAAAGCGGCTGGAGATTTGGGAGCGGCGGAACCATTATCCCGAAAAGCTCTCCGGCGGGCAGAAGCAGCGCGTGGCGATTGCGAGAGCGTGGATGAACAAGCCGGCGATCCTCTTCGCCGACGAGCCGACGGCCAGCCTGGATTTCAACCGCGGCCGCGAGGTGGTGCGGATGATCGCGGACGAGGTGACAAGCGAAGGCAAAGCTGCGGTCATGGTGACCCACGACGAGCGGATGCTGGACTGGTGCGACCGGGTGTACCATCTGCAGGAGGGTGTGCTGGTTAAGCAGTAA
- a CDS encoding DUF6442 family protein, with the protein MKKEEILQKSREEKKDEGKEFIFNKGRKSGVIGMVIMFGILAVFNLYNDRHETTSALIAMFFGYLGSESFGIYTLTNKKMDLLKTVIGCILSISFLVLYFNGVRN; encoded by the coding sequence ATGAAAAAAGAAGAAATATTACAAAAAAGCAGAGAAGAGAAAAAGGACGAAGGCAAGGAATTTATTTTCAATAAAGGAAGAAAAAGCGGAGTTATCGGCATGGTAATCATGTTTGGCATTTTAGCTGTTTTCAACTTGTATAATGATCGCCATGAAACAACTTCTGCATTAATAGCCATGTTTTTCGGATATCTGGGCAGTGAAAGTTTTGGGATTTATACATTAACTAATAAAAAAATGGATTTACTCAAAACCGTTATAGGATGTATTTTAAGTATTTCCTTTTTAGTGTTGTATTTTAACGGGGTGAGAAATTAG
- a CDS encoding helix-turn-helix transcriptional regulator — MSEPLVLKNNLRKARSEHNLSQTQLAEMVGVSRNTISSIETGQFNPTAKLALIICIALDKKFEEMFYF; from the coding sequence ATGAGCGAACCTTTAGTTTTAAAAAATAATCTCCGGAAAGCAAGAAGCGAACACAATTTATCGCAGACACAATTGGCAGAAATGGTTGGCGTTTCAAGAAATACGATAAGTTCTATAGAAACGGGGCAGTTTAACCCTACAGCAAAATTGGCTTTGATTATATGTATTGCACTGGACAAAAAATTCGAAGAAATGTTTTATTTTTAG
- a CDS encoding WD40/YVTN/BNR-like repeat-containing protein, with amino-acid sequence MAGIPSETGQVWSPASLGGGGYITGLLQHPVQSGVLYARCDVAGVFASLDGGFTWEARNGGLGKAYHHQVQSFAISPHRPEVLYRCSGEVRSRTFYGSVHKSADGGHTWREVCTGMGFYGNGPTRMYGEVIAVDPYHPEVVAAGGYTGGLWISRDEGETWKRTPLPEERYGCVAFHPGIPGMLYAGTISDEDLNMDYAETGEGGVLGLLQDLPRGNAGRLYASSDLGDTWILLHEGPSFAELAFDTRDPQRLMAACIWNGICSSPDGGGTWQTDMAGLPEAGQRYGTVVQDSHQPQRWYTAPDVRPYMKAVPPVPLYVSGLADSECGVWQLLRQHNDEDLSGFPDYMDHFGSGSRAAAAGWAISTIIADRFIEDRLYLTNWYGVAVSSDGGRTWCAGQFRGLETTCMEAVAAAKRQPGTFCVTMADHPPKVTEDGGRSFWNLPGIPGYSGSTAAVISRSDPRRYLYGLVGHGRTACIAVHRDAGEKASTVLPLGTGLFVQALREDGVKSGSFYAYVDGPVASGAGIYRSIDDGMTWEQTAFRPPSYMDTIPHHKTWIEAELLSVVVYQVKNACGANQLLAASPFHQGRILVGEWTEGIWESRDGGDTWKSIGEGLPFQRSGPASVLNAIAYSTIHPDRMYAGFISEGLWHSSNGGRTWSKLYPHIEGEVFNVSALAVGADDEGEDLLLLASEPMVVNGTDSQVVYSRDGGCSWQAWEQSGIGAVRWKGMAFDCEGRQVLGVTCGNGAFHMRLADKI; translated from the coding sequence GTGGCTGGGATTCCGTCCGAAACCGGGCAGGTCTGGTCACCGGCCTCGCTGGGCGGTGGCGGTTATATCACGGGATTGCTTCAGCATCCCGTACAAAGCGGAGTCCTGTATGCCCGCTGTGATGTGGCGGGCGTCTTCGCCAGCCTCGATGGCGGCTTCACCTGGGAGGCGCGGAACGGCGGGCTGGGCAAGGCTTATCACCACCAGGTGCAGAGCTTTGCCATTAGTCCGCACCGACCGGAGGTGTTGTACCGCTGCTCCGGGGAGGTGCGGAGCCGTACCTTCTACGGCTCAGTACACAAGTCAGCCGACGGCGGGCACACCTGGAGAGAGGTGTGTACGGGGATGGGCTTTTACGGCAACGGGCCGACCCGGATGTACGGGGAAGTCATCGCAGTAGACCCCTACCACCCGGAGGTCGTAGCTGCCGGGGGGTACACCGGCGGCTTATGGATCAGCCGGGATGAAGGGGAGACCTGGAAGCGGACTCCGCTGCCGGAGGAACGGTACGGTTGTGTCGCTTTTCATCCGGGCATACCGGGAATGCTGTATGCCGGAACCATAAGCGATGAGGATCTGAATATGGACTACGCCGAGACAGGCGAAGGAGGAGTGCTGGGGCTGCTTCAGGACCTGCCCCGGGGGAACGCAGGCAGGCTGTATGCCAGCAGCGATCTGGGGGACACCTGGATTCTGCTGCATGAAGGCCCAAGCTTTGCCGAGCTGGCCTTTGATACCCGCGATCCGCAGCGGCTGATGGCAGCCTGCATCTGGAACGGCATTTGCAGCAGCCCGGATGGCGGGGGGACCTGGCAGACTGATATGGCCGGACTGCCGGAAGCCGGACAAAGATACGGCACGGTTGTGCAGGACAGCCATCAGCCGCAGCGGTGGTATACAGCCCCTGATGTCCGTCCGTATATGAAGGCGGTTCCCCCGGTTCCGCTGTATGTATCCGGATTAGCCGACAGCGAGTGCGGGGTATGGCAGCTCCTCCGGCAGCATAACGATGAGGATCTGAGCGGGTTCCCGGACTATATGGATCACTTCGGCAGCGGATCACGGGCGGCGGCGGCCGGATGGGCGATATCCACAATTATCGCTGACCGGTTCATCGAAGACCGGCTCTATCTGACCAACTGGTACGGCGTTGCCGTCAGTTCAGACGGCGGGAGAACCTGGTGTGCAGGTCAGTTTCGCGGGCTGGAAACAACATGCATGGAGGCGGTCGCCGCAGCGAAGCGGCAGCCGGGCACATTCTGTGTGACGATGGCTGATCATCCGCCAAAGGTAACGGAGGATGGCGGCCGAAGCTTTTGGAATCTTCCGGGTATCCCCGGTTATTCAGGGAGTACTGCTGCTGTAATTTCCCGGTCAGACCCCCGCCGCTATCTCTACGGATTAGTGGGTCACGGGAGGACCGCCTGCATTGCCGTCCATCGTGACGCCGGAGAGAAGGCTTCAACCGTACTGCCGCTCGGGACCGGATTGTTTGTGCAAGCTTTGCGGGAGGACGGAGTGAAGAGCGGGAGCTTTTATGCTTATGTGGATGGTCCGGTAGCTTCAGGAGCTGGTATCTACCGGTCCATTGATGACGGAATGACCTGGGAGCAAACCGCTTTTCGTCCTCCGTCTTACATGGATACCATTCCGCATCACAAGACCTGGATCGAAGCCGAATTGCTCTCCGTCGTGGTCTACCAGGTCAAAAATGCCTGCGGGGCCAATCAATTGCTGGCTGCAAGCCCGTTTCACCAAGGCCGGATACTGGTAGGCGAATGGACCGAAGGGATTTGGGAATCACGCGATGGCGGTGACACGTGGAAGTCCATCGGTGAAGGACTGCCGTTTCAGCGCAGCGGCCCTGCTTCCGTACTGAACGCTATAGCCTATTCAACAATTCACCCCGATCGGATGTATGCAGGATTCATCTCAGAAGGCCTGTGGCACAGCAGCAATGGCGGACGGACCTGGAGCAAGCTGTATCCGCACATAGAAGGTGAGGTTTTCAATGTCTCGGCATTGGCCGTAGGCGCGGATGATGAAGGAGAAGATCTTTTGCTTCTGGCCAGTGAACCGATGGTGGTCAACGGTACGGACTCACAGGTTGTATACAGCCGGGATGGCGGCTGCAGCTGGCAGGCTTGGGAGCAGTCCGGGATTGGCGCAGTGCGCTGGAAGGGAATGGCCTTCGATTGTGAGGGCAGACAGGTGCTTGGCGTGACCTGCGGGAACGGAGCCTTTCATATGCGCCTGGCGGACAAAATATAA
- a CDS encoding ABC transporter permease subunit — MVVPAMLFIFVFSYLPMYGVLMAFQDYQLFGGFFHSPWVGFKHFEAFFNSPDFWNVMRNTIVISLLKLCIGFPAPILLALMLNEVRLMLFKRIIQTVSYLPHFLSWVIVGGFVGSMLSTDNGSVNMLLMNLHLTSEPISFLSVPEYFWGILVGTGIWKEMGFAAIVYLAAIAGIDPHLYEAASIDGAGRFKQIQLITLPCIRPVIIIFLILAVGNILNAGFEDILILATNPILRDVSDVIDTYVYRMGILNNRFSYAAAAGLFKAVVSIGLLALANKAARKMGSSLW, encoded by the coding sequence ATGGTTGTACCTGCCATGCTGTTTATCTTCGTGTTCAGCTATCTGCCGATGTATGGGGTGCTGATGGCGTTCCAGGATTATCAGCTGTTCGGCGGCTTTTTTCACAGTCCCTGGGTCGGGTTCAAGCATTTTGAGGCGTTCTTTAACTCCCCTGACTTCTGGAATGTTATGCGCAACACGATTGTAATCAGCCTGCTGAAGCTGTGCATCGGGTTTCCGGCACCCATCCTGCTGGCGCTGATGCTGAATGAGGTCCGGCTGATGCTGTTCAAGCGGATCATCCAGACCGTCAGTTACCTGCCGCATTTTCTGTCCTGGGTCATCGTCGGCGGGTTCGTGGGCTCCATGCTTTCGACTGATAATGGAAGCGTTAACATGCTGCTGATGAACCTGCATCTGACTTCAGAGCCGATCAGCTTCCTGTCGGTGCCGGAATACTTCTGGGGGATTCTTGTCGGAACGGGTATTTGGAAGGAGATGGGGTTCGCAGCCATTGTCTATCTGGCGGCCATTGCCGGAATTGACCCGCATCTTTATGAAGCCGCTTCCATTGACGGGGCAGGGCGGTTCAAGCAAATTCAGCTGATCACGCTGCCCTGCATCCGGCCGGTCATTATCATCTTCCTGATCCTGGCGGTAGGCAATATTCTGAATGCCGGGTTTGAGGATATCCTGATTCTGGCCACCAACCCGATCCTGCGTGATGTATCCGATGTCATCGATACTTATGTCTACCGGATGGGGATTCTGAACAACCGCTTCTCCTATGCGGCGGCTGCGGGACTGTTCAAGGCAGTTGTAAGTATCGGGCTGCTGGCACTGGCTAATAAGGCAGCAAGAAAAATGGGCTCAAGCCTATGGTAA
- a CDS encoding carbohydrate ABC transporter permease has translation MMKLSAGDKVLQVMIYTVLLLLGFITLYPFWNSLVISFNVGSDTALGGITFWPRSPTLDNYEVVFRDSRIGHAFLISILRTIVGTTLSVLFTAILAYGLSRHELMGRKVYMVFCIITMYFSGGLIPTFLLLREFGMMDTFWVLVIPGMISVYNMIIFRTFFLGLPAGLVESARIDGCNHIGVLTRIILPISGPVVATLSLFTAVYHWNDWFSASIYINDTRLIPIQTLLKQILNSNIVTDQLQKAIGSSAAAQDRLALVQSVTSKSLIMATTMVATLPIITVYPFLQKYFVKGVLIGSLKE, from the coding sequence ATGATGAAGCTGTCGGCGGGAGATAAAGTTCTGCAAGTTATGATATATACAGTGCTGCTGCTGCTGGGCTTCATCACCCTGTACCCCTTTTGGAATTCGCTGGTGATTTCCTTCAATGTGGGCTCGGATACAGCGCTTGGAGGCATCACGTTCTGGCCTCGCAGCCCGACACTGGATAACTACGAGGTGGTGTTCCGGGACAGCCGCATCGGCCATGCATTTCTGATCTCCATCCTGCGCACCATCGTAGGTACAACACTATCAGTTCTGTTTACGGCTATTTTGGCCTATGGCCTTTCCAGGCATGAACTGATGGGACGCAAAGTATATATGGTATTCTGCATCATTACTATGTATTTCAGCGGCGGACTGATTCCCACCTTCCTGCTGCTGCGCGAGTTTGGCATGATGGATACCTTTTGGGTCCTGGTCATTCCCGGAATGATCAGTGTATACAACATGATTATTTTCCGGACGTTCTTTTTGGGGCTGCCGGCGGGACTTGTGGAGTCGGCGCGGATCGACGGCTGCAATCATATCGGAGTGCTGACCCGCATTATTTTGCCCATCTCCGGTCCTGTCGTGGCTACCCTGTCGTTGTTTACGGCCGTATACCACTGGAATGACTGGTTCTCGGCCAGCATCTATATCAATGATACCCGGCTGATTCCGATTCAGACCCTGCTCAAGCAGATTCTGAATTCCAATATCGTGACGGATCAGCTTCAGAAGGCCATTGGCAGCAGTGCGGCAGCTCAGGACCGGCTCGCGCTCGTGCAGTCGGTAACCAGCAAATCGCTGATCATGGCAACCACGATGGTGGCTACACTGCCGATCATTACGGTCTACCCGTTCCTGCAGAAGTATTTTGTAAAAGGTGTGCTGATCGGGTCGCTTAAGGAGTAG
- a CDS encoding extracellular solute-binding protein: MKSTKSFPLLSVVLCSVLLIAGCGGGNNGAAPSAEPTKEPTATETAAASASPEAASTAAGSTVKPVSFTYYSNYDWDTTEEWGRDSTTKWIADTLKVKMTPVQSSGAAETKFSTMIASGSLPDVIMMDRGANVERLRQPGLLVPLDDYLDRYPNLKNNAGEATLNMLRSEDGKLYQFPNWYTSSPNGNGGWIINRKIYKELGSPKLETYDDLYAYLKLVKEKHPDVVPLEVGAKGRGLETMYGSFAENKPYLPKANPVGNTLQSIFEDQVFIENMQYASKLFREKLITQDMFTQTGDQISEKLKTGRVAVYVDGDVVNPGRGADTALRTTDPDAGYDIIWPIHKAGLDATKITPNNYNSLGWNVLVITKNAKDPEAIFSYLDWVTGEEGQRILNFGRQGLYWDEFDADGVPILNEAGLNTPQGDKDKERIGRFNWVGNTTFIDQTKAKMDAQLPADKQNWTTLAQQKVTWKTSKNFTEFVNLDPLPDSEEGTIATAVNDIYQEAFAKTLYAKSDDEVLSLLNKANEDAKKAGYEKLLKYQTEKWQDNLSKMK; the protein is encoded by the coding sequence TTGAAGTCTACGAAGAGTTTTCCGCTGCTGAGTGTTGTATTGTGTTCGGTGCTTTTGATCGCCGGTTGCGGCGGGGGGAACAATGGGGCGGCTCCGTCCGCTGAACCTACTAAGGAGCCTACGGCAACGGAGACTGCAGCGGCAAGTGCAAGTCCTGAAGCAGCATCCACAGCTGCTGGAAGCACGGTAAAGCCGGTTTCCTTTACGTACTACAGCAATTATGACTGGGATACCACAGAGGAATGGGGCCGAGACTCCACGACCAAGTGGATCGCCGATACCTTGAAAGTGAAGATGACGCCGGTTCAGTCCAGCGGCGCGGCTGAGACCAAGTTCAGCACGATGATTGCTTCGGGAAGCCTGCCGGATGTTATTATGATGGACCGGGGAGCCAATGTGGAGCGGCTGCGCCAGCCCGGACTGCTGGTGCCCCTGGATGATTATCTCGACCGCTACCCCAATCTCAAAAATAATGCCGGTGAAGCCACGCTGAACATGCTGCGCTCGGAAGACGGCAAGCTGTACCAGTTCCCTAACTGGTATACTTCAAGCCCGAACGGCAACGGCGGCTGGATTATTAACCGGAAAATATACAAGGAACTCGGTTCGCCGAAGCTGGAAACCTACGATGATCTGTACGCCTACCTGAAGCTGGTGAAGGAGAAGCATCCTGATGTGGTGCCGCTTGAAGTAGGGGCTAAAGGCCGGGGGCTTGAAACGATGTACGGCAGTTTTGCTGAAAATAAACCCTACCTGCCCAAAGCCAATCCGGTAGGCAATACGCTGCAATCTATTTTTGAGGATCAGGTGTTCATCGAGAACATGCAGTATGCCAGCAAGCTGTTCCGTGAAAAGCTCATTACCCAGGATATGTTCACCCAGACCGGGGACCAGATCTCCGAGAAGCTCAAAACAGGCCGCGTAGCTGTCTACGTGGACGGCGACGTGGTGAACCCGGGACGCGGCGCTGACACTGCCTTGCGTACTACTGATCCCGATGCCGGTTACGATATCATTTGGCCGATTCACAAAGCCGGTCTTGACGCAACCAAAATTACACCGAACAACTACAATTCGCTGGGCTGGAACGTGCTGGTCATCACGAAAAATGCCAAAGACCCGGAAGCTATCTTCTCCTACCTCGACTGGGTGACGGGCGAAGAGGGTCAGCGTATCCTGAACTTTGGCCGGCAAGGCCTCTATTGGGATGAGTTCGATGCGGACGGCGTGCCCATTCTGAACGAGGCAGGCCTGAATACCCCGCAGGGCGACAAGGACAAGGAAAGAATCGGCCGCTTCAACTGGGTCGGCAACACTACCTTTATTGATCAGACCAAAGCGAAGATGGATGCGCAGCTTCCGGCCGATAAGCAGAACTGGACTACGCTGGCCCAGCAGAAAGTGACCTGGAAGACCTCGAAGAACTTTACCGAATTCGTGAATCTTGATCCGCTGCCGGACTCGGAGGAAGGCACCATTGCCACGGCAGTGAACGATATTTATCAGGAGGCTTTTGCGAAAACACTGTACGCCAAGAGTGATGACGAGGTTCTGAGTCTCTTGAACAAAGCGAATGAGGACGCGAAAAAAGCAGGTTATGAGAAGCTGCTGAAATACCAGACTGAGAAATGGCAGGATAATCTTAGCAAGATGAAATAA
- a CDS encoding response regulator — protein sequence MYKVLLVDDELLDLEGLQRFMNWEGLGMEVCAAASSGFEALEVLESQAVDIMVTDIRMPIMSGMELARRALELNPKLKIIFVSGYEDFQYAKQAISMSASGYVLKPVDDADMRRSLEEVRETLDREQEHSHLERYFSESEPLLRRELFMQLLDGNPDEAKMLPLLQRVGIYWSDTRLYTALLEPDDMSWKLNGYSDGAKAEIENMLETAIERYCAEEQIQACRTERFHYALILEEHVDRARLRRLIQQAVAGTPLTVTIGVGPAVSHLRELRNSFRQARNALGLKLFLGKGKLILHSDARGPISASVKDLDSILQSLFAAMSSYRLVDVDDCNEELFVWVGNMETKLEIYQLFLHIVSRLDAYLHTINEDFYELLGLERKHLNILYDLETIDDMKSWLRRRMFELSERLQRKRQGKKRKLVEEIQAYIEEHLEHNVMLRDAANHFSFSPNHLGQIFYEETGVYFSDYVGLRRLERVKVLLGDPKLKVYEAANRVGYKNLSHFSKQFKEFYGVSPGDYRRHL from the coding sequence ATGTACAAGGTTCTGCTGGTTGACGATGAGCTGTTGGATCTGGAGGGGCTGCAGCGTTTTATGAACTGGGAAGGTCTTGGCATGGAGGTGTGCGCCGCCGCAAGCAGCGGTTTTGAAGCCCTGGAGGTGCTGGAATCGCAGGCCGTGGATATTATGGTCACCGACATCAGAATGCCGATCATGTCAGGGATGGAGCTTGCGCGCAGAGCGCTTGAGCTGAACCCGAAGCTGAAGATTATTTTCGTCAGCGGGTATGAGGATTTCCAGTATGCCAAACAGGCCATTTCCATGAGCGCGTCGGGTTATGTTCTGAAGCCCGTGGACGATGCTGATATGCGCAGGTCGCTGGAGGAGGTCCGGGAGACGCTGGACCGGGAACAGGAGCACTCGCATCTGGAGCGCTATTTCTCCGAGTCAGAGCCGCTGTTGCGCAGAGAGCTGTTCATGCAGCTGCTGGACGGAAACCCGGATGAAGCCAAGATGCTGCCGCTGCTTCAGCGGGTCGGGATTTATTGGAGCGATACCAGATTGTACACGGCCCTGCTGGAGCCGGATGATATGTCCTGGAAGCTGAATGGCTACAGTGACGGAGCGAAAGCCGAAATCGAGAACATGCTGGAAACGGCAATCGAGCGGTATTGTGCGGAGGAGCAGATTCAAGCCTGCAGAACAGAACGGTTCCATTACGCGCTGATTCTGGAGGAACATGTGGACCGCGCAAGACTGCGCAGGCTAATACAGCAGGCAGTGGCGGGAACACCGCTTACGGTTACCATTGGTGTAGGCCCGGCCGTGAGCCATTTGCGGGAGCTGCGGAATTCCTTCCGGCAGGCCAGAAATGCGCTCGGACTAAAGCTGTTTCTGGGCAAAGGCAAGCTGATTCTCCATTCCGATGCCAGAGGGCCGATATCCGCCTCCGTCAAGGATCTGGACAGTATTCTGCAGTCCTTGTTTGCGGCGATGTCCTCTTACCGGCTGGTCGATGTGGACGACTGCAATGAGGAGCTGTTCGTCTGGGTGGGCAATATGGAGACCAAGCTGGAGATCTACCAGCTGTTCCTGCACATCGTCTCCAGGCTGGATGCTTACCTGCATACGATCAATGAGGATTTTTATGAGCTGCTGGGGCTGGAACGGAAGCATCTCAATATTCTTTATGACCTGGAAACCATAGATGATATGAAATCCTGGCTCCGCCGCCGGATGTTCGAGCTGTCCGAACGGCTCCAGCGGAAGCGCCAAGGAAAAAAACGCAAGCTCGTAGAGGAAATTCAGGCATATATTGAAGAGCATCTGGAGCATAATGTCATGCTGCGGGATGCAGCCAACCATTTTTCCTTTTCCCCGAATCACCTGGGCCAGATCTTCTATGAGGAGACCGGAGTGTACTTCTCCGACTATGTGGGACTAAGGCGGCTGGAACGGGTGAAGGTGCTGCTTGGCGATCCGAAGCTGAAGGTATATGAAGCCGCGAACCGGGTCGGCTATAAGAATCTCTCCCATTTCAGCAAGCAGTTCAAGGAATTTTACGGGGTCAGCCCTGGCGACTACAGGAGACATCTGTGA